The following nucleotide sequence is from Mesobacillus jeotgali.
ACGATCAACCGAAACAAATTCGTAATCGCTGTATTTGCTTTCAATTTCAGGCAGCACCGGTTCGATTACACGGCAATCCGGGCACCAGCCCGCTGTAAATAAAAATATATGCTTGCCATCGTTTTTCAACGCTTCAAACTGTTCCATTGATTCCAAGTTTCTCATAACAAATCCTCCCGGGAAAATCTCATTGTACTTCCCTTATTTTACCCATGCATCTTTAAAAAAGAAACTAATCTGATTTAAGGCTTATTAGCAAAATTTGGAGACAGACAATACGCTGGCTGCAATAATCTGTACTTTAAAAGCAACAAACATTCCGGAAACAGCCCGAATAAAAAAACGCCATCAAATGGAATGGCGTCACTTCATTTTAACCGAGTTGGCAATTTGCATCATCGCTTCTGCGTCTTCTTTTACGTTTTCAGTTTCGGTAGTCAATTTGACGCCGCCAATCCCGACAATCAGCTGATAATTGTCTTCTTTCAGCTTTTTCACAAGCATATAGCCAAATTTCCCATCCTTACTGAAGGTTTCATTAGCATCCCATTCCTTCTGCTGCTTCACAGTAGAATCATAGACGACCTTACTATCTTCATTTTCATGCTGATTGTAGAAAAGGATATATGTTTTTTCTCCATCTTTGAGCAGTACATTATTAGGTGTTTCTTTATCTACATTGACGCCAGCCGGTAGATAATAATCTATGTCTTTCGTACTATTGTTTGTTTTTTCAGGTTGGCTTTCAAAGGTGGTCGCTACTTCCTCTTTTATATCAGCCTTTTGATCGGAAAACGAGGAAGAACAGCCGCTCAGCAGAAATAATCCTGCTATAACAAGCCCAAATGCCCTTCTGAAATTTATCATACTTTTTTCCCCCTTGCTAAGGACTTAACCACTTCTTTTCTATCATACCTTTCTTAAATGATTGGTGACAAGGCTTCGTTTACACTTTTTGGTGAAAATTATGGTATTTTTCAGAAATTTGTCGATAAATATTGGTTTACGGACTATTGCGGAATATCTGTTAGTTGCTAGACCGAGATTTTTAGGACATTAATCAGACTCATTGGTGACCTGTTTTTTCAATATCTGGATTTTAGGTCACCAATACGCTTTATTGGTGACCATTTTTTCCGTTATCTGGATTTTAGGTCACCAATCGGACTCATTGGTGACCTATTTTTCCGTTATCTGGATTTTTAGGTCACCAATACGCTTTATTGGTGACTTGTTTTTTCAATATCTGGATTTTCCGGGCACCAATCCGCATATATGGCCTTACCCAAGAGTCTGAATGAAATGTAAGGAGTAAAGAAAAAAACAGCCGTTTAGACTGTCTTTTTACCTTGCCCTATTTGATATTCATATTGTCCGGCAAGCAGTTTCATGACATGTGTGAACATTTCACTTCTGTTGATTTGTCCATTCGTAAAGATTCCGACTGCTCCTTCGTTTTTGCGGACGTTTTGTTTTTTTGCATATTCGTCCATTACCGGGCCTAGTTCAGCACCGTTCACCAACTGCCTGGCAATCTCTTCGGGGAGGGGAATTCTTGCGCCACCGGCAATGATTGGCTCCATCCCTTTTACAGACAGAACTCCCCAGTTGCATAGCATCAGTCCGAATGGAGTCTGCTGGACACCGCCTTCCAGTCCAATCCCGATATCAGCTTCAGCGATTTCTGCCGCCTGTATGGCCCTGTTGACTGCCCCTTTGATGGTTTCCTCATCAGACATCGGCTGCTCGCTGACACCTGATTCAGCATCTACCGAAATGATTTCGAATGAACCATCCATAAATGCGCCCTTAACGGCGTTTATTTTAGCCGGATTTTTTGAACCTACTGCTATTCTCATAATTTGTGCCACCTTTCATGCCATGAAAAAGGAGCAGCTTTTCACCTGCCCCCATTTCTATTACGATTAGCTATTTTGCTTGATCGTTTCCACAGTTGTTTTATCTGTTGCTTTTACAAGCTTAATTAGAAGTTCCTTTGCTGCCGCATAGTCATCGACATGGATCATGGATGCTGCGGTATGGATGTAGCGTGAGCAGATGCCGATTACGGCACTTGGAATTCCCTGATTGGAAGTATGCACTCTTCCTGCATCCGTTCCGCCCTGGGAAACGAAGTACTGGTAAGGAATATCGTGAGTTTCCGCCATATCTAGGATGAACTCTCTCATGCCTCTGTGCGTGACCATTGAGCGGTCAAGGATCCTTAACAGAGTCCCTTTGCCAAGCTGGCCGAACTCATTTTTATCACCTGACATATCATTGGCCGGGCTTGCATCAAGTGCGAAGAAGATGTCCGGATCAATCATGTTCGCAGCAGTCTGCGCGCCTCTTAAGCCGACCTCTTCCTGGACCGTAGCGCCGGAGTACAGCATGTTTGGCAGCTGGATATCCTTTGTTTCCTTTAACAGCTCGATTGCCAGGCCGCAGCCATAGCGGTTATCCCAGGCTTTAGCAAGAATCTTCTTCTCGTTTGCCATCGGAGTGAACGGACAGATCGGTACGATTTGCTGGCCTGGTTTAATGCCGATGTTGATGGCATCTTCTTTATCGTCTGCACCGATATCAATCAGCATGTTCTTGATTTCCATGGGCTTGTTGCGCTTTGACTCATCCAACAGATGAGGCGGGATAGAACCGATTACACCTGTTACCGGTCCATTTTTCGTGATGATCTGGACGCGCTGAGCCAAAAGAACCTGGCTCCACCAGCCGCCAAGAGTCTGGAATCGGATCATTCCGTTTTTCGTAATTGATGTGACCATGAAGCCAACTTCATCCATATGGCCAGCTACCATGATTTTCGGGCCGTTCGGGTCACCCTTTTTAACGCCGAACACACTGCCCAGTTTATCCTGGATCAGTTCATCCGAATACTGCTCCAACTGCTCGCGCATGAATTTGCGGACTGCATGCTCATTGCCTGGTGCTCCAGGCAGCTCTGTCAATGTCTTAAACAGACTCATTGTTTGCTCGTTCATATAACTTCTCCTTCTCACGAAAAATTTAGATTTACTAAAGATTATGTATTTATACAATTCATTTTACAGAACATTCATTATGCTTGCCAGTCTAAATCGTCCCATACGCATTTTTTGCGGGCATTATTTCTTTGCTCTCCATGTGTGATTTGTTATGATGAAGATAACTTGAAATTCCATATATAACCTTGGAGGTCCTTGACTATGAACTGGAAAGCCTTTTTCATTGGCGTTGGCGCCGGACTGGCTGGTGCTTATGCTGTAAAGGAACTTGCTTCACAAAAAGAAACCGTGTCAGCCGATAGAGTACTAAATCATGCGAAGGCAGCTTTTAAAAAATCAGGGCCAATCAGCGGCTCATGGATCAATATGACGGCTGAACCATATTCAAAACCACCTGTTGATTACCAGGTATATAAAGGCGGTATTTCCCGCAATGTCGACGGCAAGGTGGAACAATATGAATTCATCGCCGACGCAGCAACAGGCACTATTCTCGATGCATACCCGCTGGATTAATATCTGTTAAAATGAAGACCTGCATAGCGCAGGTCTATTTTTTTCTCTCAATTGTCTGAGTTATTTTGCCATCCTGATCAAATTTTACTGCGCGATAGACTGCATCATGATAAAAAGTGAACCAGGCATCCTTGCTGATTCCAAATTCAAGCCATTTCTGCTTGGCAAAAATCGAATCCATTGGATAATCATCGTACGCCATCACCCATAAAGGGTTTTGATGTGCATGAGTAGGCATGATATCTGCCATATGCACCACAGTCATCTCTTCATCCTCAATGATCAGGATTGAATGCCCATCACTATGGCCGCCGGTGTGGATCATTTTAATCGGACCAAATGACCATTCCTTTTCAAATGTCTCAACCTGCTGCTCAATTCCTTGCCAGTTTTCTTTCCAGTATGTACTCTTGGATCGGATATTCGGATTGCGCATTTCATCCCACTCGACCCGAGAAGTGATGATTTTCGCATTCGGGAAAACTGAGACAAGTTCCCCGCCTGAATCCTTCGTCAATCCGCAAGCATGGTCAAAATGCATGTGAGTCATCAATACGTAATCGATATCTTCAGGCTTCGAGCCTAGCTTTTTCAGCTCTGATATCAAGCTTGATTCCTCTAGGACTCCAAAATTGCGTTTTTGCTTCTCAGTCAGTTTTCCATTACCCATGCCGCTTTCAACAAGGAAATTCTTTCCCTCAGCCTGGATCAAGATTGGATCTGTCCGCAGTTCAATCTGATTTTTGTCATTCACCTCATATTTCCGTGACCATAATGGTTTCGGGACGACCCCAAACATCGCGCCGCCATCAAGATGAGTGACCCCGCCGTTCAGCCACTCCAGTTTTACATTCCGAAGCTCAAGCTTTTCCATCGCACATCCCCCTTTTTTACTTGATTGTAACACTGAGATTTTAAATTTTTAAATAATTCGGCTCCTTTTTTGAATCGGTGACTGAGATATGGCCCTATTTCTTAGCTTCATTCAAAAGGAATTCTATTTTATTGGCGGAGTTCACAATTTTATTGGCGATATTTCATTTTTATTGGCGATAATAAGATTTTATTGGCGAAAATAAACTTTTTATTGGCGATTTTCACATATTTATTCGCGAACTGGAAAATATCGTGTATTTTTTCCAGTTTTATTTCCATATAAAAAGCCGGTCGACAAATGCGACCGGCCCCACTACTTATTTAGATTGAAATTGTACCTCACAACGGTAAATGCGGCTGCCGCGGGAGGAGAATTTCTCTTCGTATTCAGTCATAATGTTGCCTTCGTAATCACTTTTGTGAAGATCAAGGCTGACATAGTTTAGCTTCATGCCATAATGTGAGAAGCTGACAAGGGAGTATTCAAACAAACCCTGGTTGTCTGTCTTGAAGTGGATTTCACCATTTTTCACTAGAATCGATTCGTATACTTCAAGGAATGACTTAAATGTCAATCTTCTCTTTTCATGGCGTGTCTTTGGCCATGGATCGGAGAAGTTCAAATAAACTCGGCTTACGTCTCCGCTCTCAAAGTACTTGGCAAGCTCTGCACCATTCACGTTCATCAGCTTGCAGTTCGGCAGATCTTCTTCAATCAGCTTGTCCAGTGCGCTGACGATGACACTCTCCTGCAATTCGATGCCAATATAGTTAATGTCCGGATTGGCTTTAGCCATACCCGTGATGAACTGGCCTTTTCCTGTACCAATCTCAATGTGGAGGGGCTGATCCTTCTCAAACACTTTCCCCCAGTTTCCACGGTGCTGTTCCGGTTCATGGATCACAAAATTCGAATACTCAAGTAATTTATCTTTAGCCCAAGGCTTGTTTCTTAGTCTCATTTTCACACCTCTGTACTATTTTCATTCGTTTCAAACAATATCATGCAACCAATATGTTTTCAAGGTGAAATTTATCGCGGCTGCATAAACACAAAAAGGAATCCACAATCTATAGGTGAATTCCTTTTAAAAGAAGGGTGATCATTGTGCCTTTAAGCCACCATGACCAGGTAAATTTATTGAAGGATATATTAAGCAACCAGCAGACTGACTGCTGCGGTTCGGTTGCAGAGTATCAGCAATTGGAACGCCTGATCAAATCGTTGATGGTCAACACAAATGTTGACGGCAACATCAAATCGATTCTGCAGGATGTTTATCAGTATAGCCAGAACGGTGTCAATGCCTCTGACCTGGAACAGCATATCCAGACAAATCGAGGCCAGTTAACCCAATGGGTCGATGACATCGGGCAATTCTCATGAGAAAAATTAAATAAGTGCCTTTAAAAAATCAATCCATTTTTCCATTTCTGGAATGCGGTTCTGGTTTTTATGCCATTGAATCGCAGAAAGTGACTGAGCAAGTGCATA
It contains:
- a CDS encoding thioredoxin family protein, whose protein sequence is MRNLESMEQFEALKNDGKHIFLFTAGWCPDCRVIEPVLPEIESKYSDYEFVSVDRDDFIYLCIQLDVFGIPSFVAFENGKELGRFVSKNRKTQTEIENFIEGLA
- a CDS encoding DUF84 family protein — protein: MRIAVGSKNPAKINAVKGAFMDGSFEIISVDAESGVSEQPMSDEETIKGAVNRAIQAAEIAEADIGIGLEGGVQQTPFGLMLCNWGVLSVKGMEPIIAGGARIPLPEEIARQLVNGAELGPVMDEYAKKQNVRKNEGAVGIFTNGQINRSEMFTHVMKLLAGQYEYQIGQGKKTV
- a CDS encoding M42 family metallopeptidase; the encoded protein is MNEQTMSLFKTLTELPGAPGNEHAVRKFMREQLEQYSDELIQDKLGSVFGVKKGDPNGPKIMVAGHMDEVGFMVTSITKNGMIRFQTLGGWWSQVLLAQRVQIITKNGPVTGVIGSIPPHLLDESKRNKPMEIKNMLIDIGADDKEDAINIGIKPGQQIVPICPFTPMANEKKILAKAWDNRYGCGLAIELLKETKDIQLPNMLYSGATVQEEVGLRGAQTAANMIDPDIFFALDASPANDMSGDKNEFGQLGKGTLLRILDRSMVTHRGMREFILDMAETHDIPYQYFVSQGGTDAGRVHTSNQGIPSAVIGICSRYIHTAASMIHVDDYAAAKELLIKLVKATDKTTVETIKQNS
- a CDS encoding PepSY domain-containing protein, which gives rise to MNWKAFFIGVGAGLAGAYAVKELASQKETVSADRVLNHAKAAFKKSGPISGSWINMTAEPYSKPPVDYQVYKGGISRNVDGKVEQYEFIADAATGTILDAYPLD
- a CDS encoding YtnP family quorum-quenching lactonase, with protein sequence MEKLELRNVKLEWLNGGVTHLDGGAMFGVVPKPLWSRKYEVNDKNQIELRTDPILIQAEGKNFLVESGMGNGKLTEKQKRNFGVLEESSLISELKKLGSKPEDIDYVLMTHMHFDHACGLTKDSGGELVSVFPNAKIITSRVEWDEMRNPNIRSKSTYWKENWQGIEQQVETFEKEWSFGPIKMIHTGGHSDGHSILIIEDEEMTVVHMADIMPTHAHQNPLWVMAYDDYPMDSIFAKQKWLEFGISKDAWFTFYHDAVYRAVKFDQDGKITQTIERKK
- the trmB gene encoding tRNA (guanosine(46)-N7)-methyltransferase TrmB, with amino-acid sequence MRLRNKPWAKDKLLEYSNFVIHEPEQHRGNWGKVFEKDQPLHIEIGTGKGQFITGMAKANPDINYIGIELQESVIVSALDKLIEEDLPNCKLMNVNGAELAKYFESGDVSRVYLNFSDPWPKTRHEKRRLTFKSFLEVYESILVKNGEIHFKTDNQGLFEYSLVSFSHYGMKLNYVSLDLHKSDYEGNIMTEYEEKFSSRGSRIYRCEVQFQSK
- a CDS encoding YtzH-like family protein, giving the protein MPLSHHDQVNLLKDILSNQQTDCCGSVAEYQQLERLIKSLMVNTNVDGNIKSILQDVYQYSQNGVNASDLEQHIQTNRGQLTQWVDDIGQFS